One region of Bosea sp. 29B genomic DNA includes:
- a CDS encoding LysR substrate-binding domain-containing protein yields the protein MRLRQLECFRALMIHGTMTRVAELLGISQPGVSTMIAALEHDFGVPLFVRRGTRLQPTPEAHLIYAEASRALEAVENTARVASEIRAGKRGHLAITAYPSISIALLPRLLSVFAAERPGLQMKIITRASQSVKELMSTRTFDFAIAELPLDYPTAQMEVFSYQCQCMLPLGHPLAEREEITPADLDGLPFVTLFRGDPVYQKLAAAFSEYGARWNVVAETEFFSSACELVAAGIGVGIVDPVVSGPFTADVVRRPFRPAISYEIAILHPLHEELSQLAREFMVPLREALTA from the coding sequence ATGCGCCTGCGCCAGCTCGAATGCTTCCGCGCCCTGATGATCCACGGCACGATGACGCGCGTCGCCGAATTGCTGGGGATCTCGCAGCCCGGCGTCAGCACGATGATCGCGGCGCTGGAGCACGATTTCGGCGTGCCGCTGTTCGTGCGGCGTGGCACGCGGCTGCAGCCGACGCCGGAAGCGCATCTGATCTATGCCGAGGCGAGCCGGGCGCTCGAGGCGGTCGAGAACACGGCGCGGGTCGCAAGCGAGATCCGCGCCGGAAAGCGCGGCCATCTCGCCATCACCGCCTATCCCAGCATCTCGATCGCGCTGCTGCCGCGGTTGCTCTCGGTCTTCGCTGCCGAGCGGCCCGGGTTGCAGATGAAGATCATCACGCGGGCATCGCAGAGCGTGAAGGAGCTGATGTCGACGCGGACCTTCGACTTCGCCATCGCCGAGCTACCGCTCGACTATCCGACCGCGCAGATGGAGGTCTTCAGCTATCAGTGCCAGTGCATGCTGCCGCTCGGCCATCCCTTGGCGGAGCGCGAGGAGATCACCCCGGCCGATCTCGATGGCTTGCCCTTCGTCACCCTGTTCCGGGGCGATCCGGTCTACCAGAAGCTCGCCGCCGCCTTCTCGGAATATGGCGCGCGCTGGAATGTGGTCGCCGAGACGGAGTTCTTCTCCTCGGCCTGCGAGCTCGTCGCCGCCGGCATCGGGGTCGGGATCGTCGATCCCGTCGTCAGTGGGCCTTTCACGGCCGACGTGGTGCGCCGGCCGTTCCGGCCGGCGATCTCCTACGAGATCGCCATCCTGCATCCGCTGCATGAGGAGCTGTCGCAGCTCGCGCGCGAGTTCATGGTCCCGCTGCGCGAGGCTTTGACGGCCTGA
- a CDS encoding RraA family protein, whose product MTELPQRDAIWREDIRHRFLAVDTSNVADVLDTLGLPDQGLAPQFAPYPATTGQLAGFAYTIRGQMTPFPLGGDAEKMTACQGVSPGEVTVWSGDGEGICYFGELIAIGMKEKGCVGALVDGGIRDIRWIGEQAFPVYARYRTPVQSIGRWKVNASQVPVLMRGATSRYVEIKPGDFILADDDGAIVIPAERIEEVLAEAERLTAVEVKIRQELSRGLSLADALAKYGHV is encoded by the coding sequence ATGACCGAACTGCCCCAGCGCGACGCCATCTGGCGCGAGGACATCCGCCACCGCTTCCTCGCCGTCGACACCTCCAACGTCGCCGACGTGCTCGACACGCTCGGCCTGCCGGACCAGGGCCTCGCACCGCAATTTGCGCCCTATCCCGCGACGACCGGACAGCTCGCCGGCTTTGCCTATACGATCCGCGGCCAGATGACGCCGTTTCCGCTCGGCGGCGACGCCGAGAAGATGACGGCTTGCCAGGGCGTCTCGCCCGGCGAGGTCACGGTCTGGAGCGGCGATGGCGAAGGCATCTGCTATTTCGGCGAGCTGATCGCGATTGGCATGAAGGAGAAGGGCTGCGTCGGCGCCCTCGTCGACGGCGGTATCCGCGACATTCGCTGGATCGGCGAGCAGGCCTTCCCGGTCTATGCGCGCTATCGCACGCCGGTGCAGTCGATCGGCCGCTGGAAGGTCAATGCCAGCCAGGTTCCGGTGCTGATGCGCGGCGCGACCAGCCGCTATGTCGAGATCAAGCCCGGCGACTTCATCCTCGCCGACGATGACGGCGCCATCGTCATCCCGGCCGAGCGGATCGAGGAGGTGCTGGCCGAAGCCGAGCGGCTGACCGCCGTCGAGGTCAAGATCCGGCAGGAGCTCTCGCGCGGGCTCTCGCTCGCCGACGCCCTGGCGAAGTACGGCCACGTCTGA